From the Deinococcus misasensis DSM 22328 genome, one window contains:
- a CDS encoding ATP-binding protein: MIDNLEKLIREGATPERILLTTQVGPDTLARYAIGLANARGGILIVGAAGGHMEDASDIHPLQITHAIFELSSGKLSVNAHHQQAFGASVMVVYVPQAPYLLASRDGEVLAWDGLKLSPIEGLWDRSPQAQPDFTATVPPMSSLSDIDPLEVGRLRRGLQGRASGLGQLADMDFLRELNLLVDVDGTLKPNLAGILMAGTPQALKRLIPQAEVSYYHHPHGDVEFSFREDLLQPLPAMVERLRDLIQLRNSFSPLQVGLFRIEVWDFDEVVYREAILNAMMHRDYQLRDTVHIHHYPDRLEISNPGGLPGGITAENILRHQPKRRNPILAEALAKLGYVERAGVGVDKMYQLLLRHGKEPPEFTTYKDAVTLSIHNPGFDADFVKFVARKQEEMQTFSLDMLIVLSYLNRMGEGNRTDLAAALQLPEDRIVRLLHLMEEKELIVRTGRGKASLYELARASRNLLHHKPLETKPVQPTVTANKATEPVVVVVPRGYVNNPDLEHLVLQEASKPEGTANAELREMLGLDIQQTSRLLRHLVKKGRLRKMGTSPRKTRYHA; encoded by the coding sequence TTGATCGACAATCTGGAAAAACTGATCCGTGAAGGGGCCACCCCCGAACGCATTTTGCTGACCACGCAGGTGGGGCCGGACACCCTCGCAAGGTATGCCATTGGTCTGGCCAATGCCAGAGGGGGCATTTTGATTGTGGGTGCTGCGGGTGGGCACATGGAGGACGCTTCCGACATCCATCCTTTGCAGATCACCCATGCGATTTTTGAGCTTTCAAGCGGAAAACTCAGTGTGAATGCCCACCACCAGCAGGCTTTTGGGGCTTCGGTGATGGTGGTGTATGTGCCTCAGGCCCCTTACCTGCTCGCCTCCAGAGATGGTGAGGTGCTGGCATGGGATGGCCTGAAGCTCTCCCCCATCGAAGGACTCTGGGACCGCAGCCCTCAGGCACAGCCGGATTTCACGGCAACCGTTCCACCCATGAGCAGCCTGTCGGACATTGATCCTCTGGAAGTGGGCAGACTCAGGCGCGGCTTGCAGGGCCGGGCTTCGGGTCTGGGTCAGCTTGCAGACATGGATTTCCTGCGAGAACTGAACCTGCTGGTGGATGTGGATGGAACCCTCAAACCCAATCTGGCAGGCATTCTGATGGCAGGCACCCCACAGGCACTCAAACGCCTGATCCCTCAGGCCGAGGTGAGTTATTACCACCATCCCCATGGAGATGTGGAGTTCTCTTTTCGTGAAGACCTCTTGCAACCCCTCCCAGCCATGGTGGAACGCCTGCGTGACCTGATCCAGCTTCGCAACAGTTTTTCTCCACTGCAAGTGGGCCTGTTCAGAATTGAAGTGTGGGACTTCGACGAGGTGGTGTACCGCGAAGCCATCCTGAACGCCATGATGCACCGGGACTACCAGCTCAGGGACACCGTACACATCCACCACTACCCGGACCGTCTGGAAATCTCCAACCCCGGTGGCTTGCCGGGAGGCATCACTGCCGAGAACATCCTTCGCCACCAGCCCAAACGGCGCAACCCCATTCTGGCGGAAGCTCTGGCCAAACTGGGCTATGTGGAGCGTGCAGGGGTGGGTGTGGACAAGATGTACCAACTGCTCTTGCGTCACGGCAAAGAACCCCCAGAGTTCACCACATATAAAGATGCCGTCACCCTGAGCATCCACAACCCCGGCTTTGATGCCGATTTTGTGAAATTTGTGGCCCGCAAACAGGAAGAAATGCAGACCTTCAGTCTGGACATGCTGATTGTGCTCAGTTACCTGAACCGCATGGGAGAAGGCAACCGCACCGACCTTGCTGCAGCCCTGCAACTTCCAGAGGACCGCATTGTGCGTCTGCTGCACCTGATGGAAGAAAAAGAGTTGATTGTTCGGACAGGTCGGGGCAAAGCCAGCCTGTATGAACTCGCCAGGGCCTCCAGAAACCTGTTGCATCACAAGCCTCTGGAAACCAAGCCTGTGCAGCCAACAGTCACGGCAAACAAAGCCACTGAGCCTGTGGTGGTCGTGGTGCCCAGAGGGTATGTGAACAACCCGGACCTTGAGCATCTGGTGCTTCAAGAAGCGTCCAAACCTGAGGGCACCGCCAACGCCGAACTGCGTGAAATGCTGGGTCTGGACATCCAGCAAACCTCCCGGTTGCTGCGCCATCTGGTGAAAAAAGGGCGTCTCAGAAAAATGGGAACATCCCCTCGAAAAACCCGGTATCATGCCTGA
- a CDS encoding DUF3293 domain-containing protein: MRANPPSIPATLIQAYLNSPYALNHIRLYLNEHPAHLPLALPERWAMVTAFNPQSRQLTLQENQSRHEALQQAVRALGFPVDFYVAGEGEWEEPGCLIRGISLKAALQLGSNFDQNAVLYGSGQRVALVWVKPVRIMRLWWTTQD; encoded by the coding sequence ATGCGAGCGAACCCACCCTCGATCCCAGCAACCCTGATTCAGGCGTATCTGAATAGCCCATATGCACTCAACCACATCAGGCTCTACCTCAATGAACATCCAGCCCATCTGCCTCTGGCCTTGCCTGAGCGGTGGGCAATGGTGACGGCCTTCAATCCACAAAGCAGGCAACTGACCCTTCAGGAAAACCAAAGTCGGCATGAGGCTTTGCAACAAGCTGTGCGGGCTCTGGGTTTCCCAGTGGATTTTTATGTGGCTGGCGAAGGGGAATGGGAAGAACCGGGCTGCTTGATTCGGGGCATTTCCCTGAAAGCGGCCCTCCAACTGGGATCGAATTTTGATCAAAACGCTGTGCTTTACGGCTCAGGCCAGAGGGTGGCTCTGGTCTGGGTCAAACCTGTGCGAATCATGCGTCTCTGGTGGACAACACAGGACTGA